The following are encoded in a window of Candidatus Woesearchaeota archaeon genomic DNA:
- a CDS encoding isochorismatase family protein has protein sequence MNDLKELQKIKEIIKTTQKHIENQAIKKQRQTEKLKNNKKYDFEELYTSTNTHYLFSEHTEKVITKILETTTKEPQNKETEEIQTTLETIKERLKLVNKILKQQKNALEQKNTEEYLDLYEQEKIIDEGTINNYEPKLTKYKIKIPRKTILKTTLTILLLISAITNTNAQTPQINQTKIENIKETTARKAILIVDMQEHYLNELNKKELQKELQNQIKIIKEAVKQNIPIITLKMAGKGETIKEIKNTIPNTKNNKEIKKYDSNGFNVRELNHTLNKLGVTEIIIMGTNASSCVLWTSVGAIEHKYKITTTKEIILDSPEWHNANKEQNLEAERLDFYKKYTNYKENTNQIIEQLRQPNTDPDKKYLSKEI, from the coding sequence ATGAACGACCTAAAAGAACTACAAAAAATAAAAGAAATAATAAAAACAACACAAAAACATATAGAAAACCAAGCAATAAAAAAACAAAGACAAACAGAAAAACTAAAAAATAATAAAAAATACGACTTTGAAGAATTATATACCTCCACAAACACACACTACTTATTCTCAGAACACACAGAAAAAGTAATAACAAAAATACTGGAAACAACAACAAAAGAACCACAAAACAAAGAAACAGAAGAAATACAAACGACGCTGGAAACAATAAAAGAAAGACTAAAACTAGTAAACAAAATACTAAAACAACAAAAAAATGCGTTAGAACAAAAAAATACAGAAGAATACTTGGATTTATACGAACAAGAAAAAATAATTGATGAAGGAACAATAAACAACTACGAACCAAAATTAACAAAATACAAAATAAAAATACCAAGAAAAACAATACTAAAAACAACACTAACTATTCTACTATTAATAAGCGCAATAACAAACACAAACGCACAAACACCACAAATAAACCAAACAAAAATAGAAAATATAAAAGAAACTACAGCAAGAAAAGCAATTTTGATAGTAGATATGCAAGAACATTACTTAAATGAATTAAACAAAAAAGAACTACAAAAAGAATTACAGAACCAAATAAAAATAATAAAAGAAGCAGTAAAACAAAACATTCCAATAATAACACTAAAAATGGCAGGAAAAGGAGAAACAATAAAAGAAATAAAAAACACAATACCAAATACAAAAAATAACAAAGAAATAAAAAAATACGATTCAAACGGATTTAATGTCAGAGAACTAAACCACACACTAAATAAATTAGGTGTAACCGAAATAATAATAATGGGGACGAATGCATCAAGCTGCGTATTATGGACTTCCGTTGGAGCAATAGAACACAAATACAAAATAACAACAACAAAAGAAATAATACTAGACTCCCCAGAATGGCACAATGCAAACAAAGAACAAAATTTAGAAGCAGAAAGACTAGACTTCTACAAAAAATACACGAATTACAAAGAAAATACAAATCAAATAATAGAACAACTAAGACAACCAAACACGGACCCTGACAAAAAATACTTATCCAAAGAAATATAA
- a CDS encoding DEAD/DEAH box helicase, which yields MALKTEKPEEIKDFKGFKLDRFQIEAIQSIEKNNSVVVSAATGTGKTLIADYIIDKCLKEKEKVIYTAPIKALSNQKYRDFKKQYGEENVGIMTGDVTINPEAPIKIMTTEIYRNMLLAKDPETEKLPYVIFDEIHYLGDIERGTVWEESVIFSHENTRFLCLSATIPNARQFANWIEHIKKHTVDVVTEKKRAVPLTHQFYDDEKGFATLKEIQELKELDKYPKYHKAFKNKKRYLEELKKRKKKGYLDLIHELETKNNLPCIYFCFSRMLTQKKAELLKTKKNYLTAEQTTKVTKYVREKLNESDESVKRLETTKILRECLKNGIAFHNAGILPVLKEIVEELFAQGLIKALFATETFAVGINMPAKTVCFDSLEKFDGIQFRYLNSKEYFQLAGRAGRRGIDKQGYAISMIDRQFSDLKKIEKITDSDSEPLISQFKLSFNTVLNMVHSHTEEEIAVILQSSLFSYQQTGRQSSQRIINSFNKKKKKLYQLGYILKGLNGDELTEKGLFAMRIYTMEILTTEIFCSSLTPKLTNIEIFLIVGRITYEERKNIKFKGKDKTTSNKIYKKLQNYNYPQQFFKENPIYTIEPFLKSWYEGCEFEELLNLTTMPEGDIVRYIRQTLDLMQQIQHATLNSELKEKIKEIQQKIDRDVIAVRF from the coding sequence ATGGCATTAAAAACGGAGAAACCAGAAGAAATCAAGGATTTTAAGGGATTCAAACTTGACAGATTCCAAATAGAAGCAATTCAAAGTATAGAAAAAAACAATTCAGTCGTAGTTAGCGCTGCAACAGGCACAGGAAAAACACTAATAGCGGACTACATCATCGATAAATGTCTTAAAGAAAAGGAAAAAGTAATCTACACAGCGCCAATAAAAGCACTATCTAATCAAAAATATCGAGATTTTAAAAAACAATACGGAGAAGAAAACGTAGGAATAATGACAGGAGACGTAACAATAAACCCTGAAGCTCCAATAAAAATAATGACGACCGAAATATACAGAAACATGCTCTTAGCAAAAGACCCAGAAACCGAAAAATTGCCATATGTAATATTTGACGAAATACACTATTTAGGAGACATAGAAAGAGGAACTGTGTGGGAAGAATCAGTCATTTTCAGTCATGAAAATACGCGCTTCTTATGCTTAAGCGCAACAATTCCTAACGCGCGACAATTCGCGAATTGGATAGAACACATAAAAAAACACACAGTAGACGTTGTAACAGAAAAAAAAAGAGCGGTACCACTCACACATCAATTTTACGATGACGAAAAAGGATTCGCAACACTAAAAGAAATACAAGAACTAAAAGAACTAGATAAATATCCAAAATACCACAAAGCTTTCAAAAATAAAAAAAGATACTTAGAAGAATTAAAAAAAAGAAAAAAGAAAGGATACCTAGACCTAATACACGAATTAGAAACAAAAAACAATTTACCCTGCATATACTTCTGCTTCTCAAGAATGTTAACACAAAAAAAAGCAGAACTACTAAAAACTAAAAAAAATTACTTAACCGCAGAACAAACAACAAAAGTAACAAAATATGTCAGAGAAAAACTAAATGAATCAGACGAATCCGTAAAAAGACTGGAAACAACAAAAATACTAAGAGAATGTCTAAAAAATGGAATAGCATTCCATAATGCAGGAATACTACCAGTACTAAAAGAAATAGTAGAAGAACTATTTGCACAAGGACTAATAAAAGCTCTTTTTGCAACAGAAACATTCGCAGTAGGAATAAACATGCCTGCAAAAACAGTATGCTTTGACTCGCTAGAAAAATTCGACGGAATACAATTTCGCTATCTTAACTCAAAAGAATACTTCCAACTAGCAGGAAGAGCAGGAAGAAGAGGAATAGACAAACAAGGATACGCAATAAGCATGATTGACAGACAATTTTCAGACTTAAAAAAAATAGAAAAAATCACAGACTCAGACTCTGAACCACTAATAAGCCAATTCAAACTAAGCTTTAACACCGTACTAAACATGGTACACTCCCACACAGAAGAAGAAATCGCAGTAATATTACAATCATCCCTATTCAGCTATCAACAAACAGGAAGACAAAGCAGCCAAAGAATAATAAACAGCTTCAACAAAAAAAAGAAAAAACTCTACCAACTAGGATACATATTAAAAGGACTAAATGGGGACGAACTAACAGAAAAAGGACTATTCGCAATGAGAATATACACAATGGAAATACTAACAACAGAAATTTTCTGCTCATCATTAACACCAAAACTCACAAACATAGAAATTTTTTTGATTGTAGGAAGAATAACTTATGAAGAAAGAAAAAACATAAAATTCAAAGGAAAAGATAAAACAACATCAAATAAAATATACAAAAAACTACAAAACTACAACTACCCACAACAATTCTTCAAAGAAAACCCAATATATACTATAGAACCATTTCTAAAATCATGGTACGAAGGATGCGAATTTGAAGAACTATTAAACCTAACAACCATGCCCGAAGGAGACATAGTAAGATACATAAGACAAACACTAGACTTAATGCAACAAATACAACACGCAACACTAAATAGTGAATTAAAAGAAAAAATAAAAGAAATACAACAAAAAATTGACAGAGACGTAATAGCTGTAAGATTTTAA
- a CDS encoding tyrosine--tRNA ligase → MVSEKKYHLIVRDLQEVVDEDKIKEILSERDLNVYWGTAPTGVPHFGYFVPMFKIADFLEAGCHVTILFANIHAYLDNMKTDWELLAKRTKFYEFLIREMLSLIGVPLDKLKFVKGTDFQLQEKYTLDMYKLSALASTRGAQKAGADVVKQSDTPKMSGLLYPILQALDEQYLEVDAQFGGVDQRKIFMFAREFLPKIGYEKRIHLMNYLVPGLGESGKMSSSEPNSKIDFDDSDKIIRSKINKAFSVDGNPEGNGLLAMLKFVIFKQLEREGRNFVIDRPEQYGGRVEFESYDSVEAAFASKELSSIDLKQGLSSEIISFISPLREKLEENRVLLDDAYPDLK, encoded by the coding sequence ATGGTTTCGGAAAAAAAATATCATTTGATTGTAAGGGATTTGCAAGAAGTTGTAGATGAGGATAAAATAAAAGAAATTCTTAGTGAGCGGGATTTAAATGTTTATTGGGGTACTGCGCCTACAGGTGTTCCTCACTTCGGGTATTTTGTTCCTATGTTTAAGATTGCTGATTTTTTAGAGGCGGGTTGTCATGTCACTATTTTGTTTGCTAATATTCATGCTTATCTTGATAATATGAAGACTGATTGGGAATTATTAGCGAAAAGGACTAAATTCTATGAGTTTTTGATTAGAGAAATGCTGTCTTTAATAGGTGTTCCTCTTGATAAGTTGAAGTTTGTTAAGGGCACTGATTTTCAGCTTCAGGAGAAATATACTTTAGATATGTATAAATTGAGTGCTTTGGCAAGTACTAGGGGTGCGCAGAAAGCGGGTGCGGATGTTGTTAAGCAGTCTGATACTCCTAAAATGTCTGGTTTGCTTTATCCTATACTTCAAGCGCTTGATGAGCAGTACTTAGAAGTAGATGCTCAGTTTGGTGGGGTTGATCAGAGAAAAATTTTTATGTTTGCTCGTGAGTTTTTGCCTAAGATTGGTTATGAGAAGAGGATTCATTTGATGAATTATCTTGTTCCAGGTCTAGGTGAGAGTGGTAAGATGAGTTCTTCTGAGCCTAATAGTAAGATTGATTTTGATGATTCTGATAAAATTATTAGGAGCAAGATTAATAAGGCTTTTTCTGTTGATGGTAATCCTGAGGGTAATGGTTTACTTGCAATGTTGAAATTTGTTATTTTTAAGCAACTTGAAAGAGAAGGTAGGAATTTTGTGATTGATAGGCCTGAGCAGTATGGTGGGAGGGTTGAGTTTGAGTCTTATGATTCTGTGGAGGCAGCTTTTGCTTCTAAGGAACTTTCCAGTATTGATTTAAAGCAGGGGTTGAGCTCTGAGATTATAAGCTTTATTTCGCCTTTAAGAGAAAAATTAGAGGAAAATAGGGTTTTGTTAGATGATGCTTATCCTGATTTGAAGTAG
- a CDS encoding PRC-barrel domain-containing protein: protein MEEDEKKYSKQLINKTVVSKTGKTFGIVQDLVFETGSGELIHIVLGDPTQYAKKLELEKTKTGEQLIPFSAVIAMGDFLVVAEEDII, encoded by the coding sequence ATGGAAGAAGATGAGAAGAAATATTCAAAGCAATTGATTAATAAGACTGTGGTTTCAAAGACAGGTAAAACTTTTGGAATTGTTCAGGATTTGGTTTTTGAAACTGGTTCTGGCGAGTTGATCCATATTGTTTTGGGAGATCCTACTCAGTATGCTAAGAAATTGGAGTTAGAAAAAACAAAGACTGGTGAGCAGTTGATTCCTTTTTCTGCTGTTATTGCTATGGGTGATTTCTTAGTTGTTGCAGAAGAAGATATAATCTGA